A single region of the Candidatus Nitrospira nitrificans genome encodes:
- a CDS encoding AI-2E family transporter: MAHPSNGFDRNRIFALFFLALLVALLYFLGLIFSPFLMPILWAIILVRVSYPIYRRVLARLHGRADPAAAIMTVAVLMLAVAPAAYFVFALVQESMAAYEHVAQWLQAGGLTQAAEYISTVPLIGAYSQEWLGRLIVHREEFEASIMTGGRVVSGFLLAQAADVAKNAVLIASDFLVMLFTLFFLFRDGQHLFDRLYRAVPLNSDHKARLFERMRTTIVAVVSGTLLTAMAQGFVSGLAFWSLDVPFPVFLGALSALLSLLPFGGTFFVWGPVALYLFVVAPVWKGAVMIAVGGGLVGIMDNVLQPYLIGSGASLPVLALFFASVGGLAYFGFIGLFLGPILLAIAMAAFQIYEEQYQGTAPYPSL; this comes from the coding sequence ATGGCGCATCCATCGAACGGCTTCGACCGCAACCGGATCTTCGCGCTCTTTTTTTTGGCGCTGCTCGTGGCCTTGCTCTACTTCCTGGGACTCATCTTTAGCCCATTCCTCATGCCGATACTTTGGGCCATTATCCTGGTCCGGGTGTCCTATCCGATCTATCGGCGGGTTCTCGCACGGCTTCATGGTCGAGCTGATCCGGCCGCCGCCATCATGACGGTCGCCGTGTTGATGTTGGCAGTGGCCCCCGCCGCCTATTTCGTCTTCGCCCTGGTGCAGGAAAGCATGGCGGCGTACGAACATGTGGCTCAGTGGCTCCAGGCCGGCGGCTTGACTCAGGCGGCCGAATACATCTCAACCGTACCGTTGATCGGGGCCTATAGTCAGGAATGGCTTGGACGGCTTATCGTCCATCGAGAGGAATTCGAAGCATCAATCATGACGGGAGGACGGGTGGTCAGTGGATTTTTGCTCGCCCAAGCGGCTGATGTGGCGAAGAATGCCGTTCTCATCGCTTCCGATTTTCTCGTGATGCTCTTCACCTTGTTCTTCTTGTTTCGCGACGGCCAACACCTGTTCGATCGGTTGTATCGCGCCGTGCCGTTGAATTCCGACCATAAGGCAAGGTTGTTCGAGCGCATGCGGACGACGATCGTCGCGGTCGTGAGCGGCACCCTGCTGACGGCGATGGCCCAGGGCTTCGTGTCGGGCCTGGCATTTTGGTCGCTTGACGTGCCTTTCCCGGTTTTCTTGGGGGCGCTCAGCGCACTACTGTCTCTTCTGCCGTTCGGAGGGACCTTCTTCGTGTGGGGCCCGGTGGCGCTGTACTTGTTTGTCGTCGCACCGGTCTGGAAAGGAGCCGTCATGATCGCCGTGGGAGGCGGCCTGGTGGGGATCATGGACAATGTTCTACAACCTTATCTCATCGGATCCGGCGCGAGCTTGCCCGTATTGGCATTGTTCTTTGCCTCGGTCGGCGGCCTTGCTTATTTCGGGTTCATCGGATTATTTCTCGGCCCGATTCTGTTGGCCATTGCGATGGCGGCCTTTCAAATTTATGAGGAACAATACCAGGGCACCGCTCCCTACCCATCCCTATAA
- a CDS encoding SDR family NAD(P)-dependent oxidoreductase produces the protein MTHTMERPFALVTGASSGIGYELAQYCAEQGFDLLIAADEPEIEQAAVDFRGMGVSVDAVQADLATLEGVDELYREARGHPIDVLCANAGHGLGKAFLDQDFADVRHVIDTNVTGTLYLIQKVGGEMRARGRGRVMIGFSSVLPR, from the coding sequence ATGACTCATACCATGGAAAGGCCGTTCGCTCTTGTGACCGGCGCTTCAAGCGGCATCGGCTACGAATTGGCTCAATACTGTGCCGAACAAGGGTTCGATCTATTGATTGCGGCGGATGAGCCGGAAATCGAACAAGCGGCGGTTGATTTTCGAGGGATGGGGGTGTCTGTCGACGCGGTGCAAGCGGACTTGGCCACGCTCGAAGGTGTCGATGAGTTGTACCGCGAAGCAAGGGGTCATCCCATCGACGTCTTATGCGCCAACGCCGGTCATGGGTTGGGGAAGGCTTTTCTCGATCAGGACTTCGCCGACGTGCGGCATGTCATCGACACCAATGTAACCGGCACTCTGTATCTGATTCAGAAAGTCGGCGGGGAAATGCGGGCACGTGGTCGCGGCCGCGTCATGATCGGGTTCTCCTCGGTCCTTCCGCGCTGA
- a CDS encoding ester cyclase, with amino-acid sequence MSFDVLFAKGDRVCMRYTAEGTYSGDLHRGMLPTGRKSRWTACALFRVENGKLVEFIKEWNKLAMWEQFGWPVDECLTTRRDPET; translated from the coding sequence GTGAGCTTCGACGTTCTGTTTGCGAAAGGCGACCGTGTCTGCATGCGATATACGGCGGAAGGCACGTACAGCGGTGACTTACACCGGGGCATGCTGCCCACCGGCAGGAAATCGCGCTGGACGGCCTGCGCGTTGTTTCGCGTCGAAAACGGAAAGCTCGTTGAATTCATCAAAGAGTGGAACAAGCTTGCGATGTGGGAGCAATTCGGCTGGCCTGTAGACGAGTGTCTGACGACCAGACGAGATCCGGAAACGTAG
- a CDS encoding zinc-dependent alcohol dehydrogenase, which yields MKANCWYGKQDMRVVDVPEPRILNKYDAIIKVTSTAICGSELHLYNGFVPTMEQGDIMGHEFMGEVVEVGPDVKDRRVGDRVVVAFPISCGQCFFCKNELYSLCENTNPNAWMAEQFFGHSPAGIYGYSHLTGGFAGGQAEYVRVPFADVGTVKIENGLSDEQVLFLSDIFPTGYMAAEQCNIQPGDTVAIWGCGPVGQFAIRSCFLLGAERVIAIDRFSERLSMACDGGADTINYEETDVYDMLMRLTGGRGPDSCMDAVGLEAHMPGPLYYYDRFKQALMSESDRPIALRQAIMACRNGGTVSVPGVYGGLIDKFPMGAVMNRSLTIKTGQTHVQRYLKPLLDRIAGGDIDPSFVVTHRMKLSDAPLGFDMFNRKQDGCVKIVMTP from the coding sequence ATGAAAGCCAACTGCTGGTACGGTAAACAGGACATGCGGGTTGTGGATGTGCCGGAACCGCGAATTCTCAACAAGTATGACGCCATCATCAAAGTCACATCGACGGCAATCTGTGGGTCGGAGCTGCATCTCTACAATGGCTTCGTCCCGACGATGGAACAGGGCGACATCATGGGGCATGAGTTCATGGGCGAGGTTGTGGAAGTGGGTCCGGACGTCAAGGACCGTCGCGTCGGCGATCGCGTCGTGGTCGCTTTTCCGATTTCCTGTGGGCAATGTTTTTTTTGCAAAAACGAACTTTACTCCCTTTGTGAAAATACGAACCCCAATGCATGGATGGCGGAACAATTCTTCGGCCATTCTCCGGCCGGCATCTATGGCTATTCGCACTTGACCGGCGGTTTTGCCGGAGGGCAGGCCGAATATGTTCGCGTGCCGTTCGCCGACGTCGGCACGGTGAAAATTGAAAACGGCTTGTCGGATGAGCAAGTTCTCTTTCTCTCCGACATTTTCCCGACAGGCTATATGGCCGCCGAACAATGCAACATTCAACCAGGGGACACGGTGGCCATCTGGGGTTGCGGGCCGGTCGGTCAGTTCGCGATCCGCAGCTGCTTTCTGCTCGGAGCAGAACGAGTCATTGCGATCGATCGTTTTTCCGAGCGGCTCAGCATGGCTTGCGACGGCGGCGCGGACACGATCAACTACGAAGAAACGGATGTCTACGACATGCTGATGCGACTCACAGGCGGCCGGGGTCCGGACTCCTGCATGGACGCCGTCGGCCTGGAAGCGCACATGCCCGGTCCGCTGTATTACTATGATCGGTTCAAGCAGGCGCTGATGTCGGAGTCCGATCGTCCCATCGCGTTGCGCCAGGCCATCATGGCCTGTCGCAACGGCGGCACGGTCTCTGTTCCGGGCGTGTACGGCGGCCTCATCGACAAGTTTCCGATGGGCGCGGTGATGAATCGCTCGCTGACGATCAAGACGGGGCAAACGCATGTCCAGCGCTATCTCAAGCCGCTTCTCGACCGCATTGCCGGTGGAGACATCGACCCGAGTTTTGTCGTCACGCATCGCATGAAGCTGTCCGATGCTCCTCTCGGGTTTGACATGTTCAATCGCAAGCAGGACGGCTGCGTCAAAATCGTGATGACGCCGTAG
- a CDS encoding SRPBCC family protein has translation MKHQQPLKSERGSEQATAVEHDSGDGRTSRHVPRRSDVSGARNFTQEEQWAYGLGWFGIGLGLAEMTAPRRLARIIGAPPGHEGLIRTMGLREITSGMAIVIQRKPTTAIWSRVAGDVLDFALLSAALTSRRSDRGRLVAATASVAGAMVMDLIVAQQLSRAVETRNGTTPITAALIIDRPRGELYSRWRDLSNLPQFMKHLVRIEVTDDRLSHWVAKGPAGSTVEWDAEITEDRSNECIAWRSVDGSEVDHAGSVRFESAPGGRGTMVTVKLQYRPPLGTVGSAVAAWFGEDPSQTVKMDLRRFKQVMETGEVITTDGQPAGRPESTSWKYDRAVRR, from the coding sequence ATGAAACATCAGCAACCCTTGAAATCGGAGCGTGGGAGTGAACAAGCCACGGCTGTCGAGCATGATAGTGGAGACGGGAGAACATCCCGGCATGTCCCGCGACGCTCGGATGTGTCTGGCGCTAGAAACTTCACTCAAGAAGAACAATGGGCGTATGGGCTTGGATGGTTCGGCATTGGACTCGGCCTGGCGGAAATGACAGCGCCTCGTCGATTGGCGAGGATAATCGGCGCGCCTCCGGGACACGAGGGACTGATTCGTACGATGGGATTGCGCGAAATAACCAGCGGCATGGCCATTGTGATTCAACGGAAGCCGACCACTGCAATCTGGTCTCGCGTTGCCGGCGATGTGCTTGATTTTGCGCTCTTAAGCGCAGCGCTCACGTCGCGTCGGTCCGATCGAGGTCGACTGGTAGCGGCGACGGCTTCCGTGGCCGGAGCGATGGTGATGGATCTCATTGTTGCGCAGCAGTTGAGCCGGGCAGTTGAAACCAGAAACGGCACGACTCCGATTACGGCAGCCCTCATTATCGATCGTCCGCGGGGAGAGTTATACAGCCGATGGCGGGATCTCAGCAACTTGCCGCAATTCATGAAGCATCTAGTTCGAATTGAGGTGACGGACGACCGGTTGTCGCACTGGGTCGCAAAGGGGCCGGCGGGATCGACGGTCGAGTGGGATGCCGAGATTACCGAGGACCGTTCTAACGAATGCATCGCCTGGCGTTCAGTCGACGGATCCGAAGTGGACCATGCCGGTTCGGTCCGATTCGAGTCCGCCCCAGGCGGCCGGGGCACCATGGTTACAGTGAAACTGCAATATCGACCTCCGCTGGGAACGGTGGGCTCCGCCGTTGCCGCCTGGTTCGGAGAGGATCCGAGTCAAACGGTGAAGATGGATCTGCGCCGATTCAAGCAAGTGATGGAAACGGGCGAGGTGATCACGACGGATGGTCAGCCGGCGGGACGGCCGGAAAGCACGTCGTGGAAATATGACAGAGCCGTGCGCCGCTGA
- a CDS encoding PDZ domain-containing protein, producing MRKMRDVVVATCFLLSLLATVTAKADQPTSQAPYGHGDDGKPATGVIGVIIQVAANRIGEPAALYVMSVRQDSPAYAAGLKHGDEIVAVNGTPVAGKSYEQVVSMIRGEAGTPVKLEIKGTRELSIMRVSSGTLTEGQPGSRGDQSDKTRP from the coding sequence ATGAGAAAGATGAGAGACGTCGTTGTCGCGACATGTTTCCTTCTGAGTCTTTTGGCGACGGTAACGGCCAAGGCGGATCAGCCCACAAGCCAAGCCCCCTATGGGCATGGCGACGATGGAAAACCGGCGACGGGGGTGATCGGGGTAATCATCCAAGTAGCGGCTAACCGGATTGGGGAGCCTGCGGCCCTGTATGTCATGAGTGTCCGCCAAGACAGCCCAGCCTATGCGGCGGGGCTCAAACATGGCGACGAGATCGTGGCTGTCAATGGGACGCCGGTGGCGGGGAAAAGCTATGAGCAGGTCGTCTCCATGATTCGTGGAGAAGCAGGAACTCCCGTAAAGTTGGAAATCAAGGGAACCCGGGAGCTGTCCATCATGCGCGTGTCGAGCGGCACCCTGACGGAAGGTCAGCCAGGATCCCGAGGAGATCAGTCTGACAAGACTCGACCATGA
- a CDS encoding PRC-barrel domain-containing protein, which translates to MKQYRRVRDFAKSTLYGNDGRVGTVQELYFDDQTWIVRYLVMRTDGRLMGREVLIAPVTIADIDDADASLRINLRKKQIEESPSIDRAKPISRRFEEVYYKHFQWQPYWQPDSPEYGNPIRFLDDSTMIIDKPLLPEPWERSYLRSSAEVIGCGIHAKDGEIGRLDDLVVNDEDWMIRYVQVDTRNWLPGKKVLVPTHRIQQIDWANRSITMSLTRRAIESAPAHDPSNPVTPDYEVALFKHYGEGAA; encoded by the coding sequence ATGAAGCAATACCGACGCGTACGAGACTTCGCCAAATCGACCCTGTATGGAAACGACGGACGGGTGGGAACGGTACAGGAGCTTTATTTCGACGATCAAACCTGGATAGTCCGATACCTCGTCATGAGGACCGACGGTCGGCTCATGGGTCGTGAGGTGCTCATTGCGCCGGTTACAATCGCAGATATCGATGATGCGGACGCCTCCCTAAGGATCAATCTCCGGAAGAAACAGATCGAGGAATCTCCGTCTATTGACCGGGCAAAGCCGATCTCGCGCCGATTCGAAGAAGTCTACTATAAGCATTTTCAGTGGCAGCCATATTGGCAGCCGGACTCCCCGGAGTACGGAAATCCGATTCGCTTCCTCGACGATTCAACCATGATTATTGACAAGCCGCTCCTGCCCGAGCCATGGGAACGATCCTACCTTCGCAGCAGTGCTGAAGTCATAGGCTGCGGGATTCATGCAAAGGACGGCGAAATCGGCCGTCTCGACGACCTCGTCGTCAACGATGAAGATTGGATGATTCGGTATGTTCAGGTCGATACGCGGAACTGGCTACCCGGCAAGAAGGTGTTGGTGCCGACCCACCGGATCCAGCAGATCGATTGGGCAAACCGATCGATCACTATGTCCCTGACTCGGCGCGCTATTGAATCGGCACCCGCTCATGATCCGTCAAATCCCGTCACGCCGGATTACGAGGTCGCGCTGTTCAAACATTACGGAGAGGGTGCGGCGTAG